A portion of the Achromobacter sp. MFA1 R4 genome contains these proteins:
- a CDS encoding polysaccharide biosynthesis/export family protein, translated as MLMNVPALGARRYATLAMLLLAALTLSGCQLPRSGPMLSEMTGAHDDKDVIVMPVSRELAQKSRVPEVADFPVRYRDLTQAGFDKLVPGDGINVKVWERGGLGVFAADPSGVSDLGNQDIDSAGNITFPIIGKFRAQGMTLGQLHDAIVARLSKLVVGADVSVTRAADARGQMVTVQGNLTKPGMYPITQTAQRLSSALAQAAPVQTNPEQLIISLRRDNQVASVRLADIYRNQNNDILLRSGDVITAYDAKEFLTVLGAAGQQGRVEISKRNYSVLDALADSRGLDDKLADPRSVFLFTPAKAGAEGKPDMLPVVYQFDLTRPEQVALAREFTVHEGQAIYISDAPFTQVQKVLSAFRVTMSAGFSATRAIDSDSGGSSTGVSQ; from the coding sequence ATGCTAATGAACGTCCCGGCCCTGGGCGCGCGGCGCTACGCGACGCTTGCCATGCTGCTGCTTGCAGCGCTGACACTCTCGGGTTGCCAGCTCCCACGGTCCGGCCCGATGCTCAGCGAAATGACCGGCGCTCACGATGACAAGGATGTCATCGTGATGCCCGTGTCGCGCGAACTCGCGCAAAAGAGCAGGGTTCCCGAAGTGGCCGACTTTCCCGTGCGTTATCGCGACCTGACACAGGCGGGATTCGACAAGCTCGTGCCGGGCGACGGCATCAACGTGAAAGTCTGGGAACGCGGCGGACTGGGCGTGTTCGCCGCGGATCCGTCGGGCGTGAGCGACCTGGGCAACCAGGACATCGACAGCGCCGGCAACATCACGTTTCCGATCATCGGCAAGTTCCGGGCCCAGGGCATGACGCTGGGGCAATTGCATGACGCCATCGTGGCGCGCCTGAGCAAGCTCGTGGTTGGCGCCGACGTCAGCGTCACGCGCGCGGCCGACGCGCGCGGACAGATGGTGACGGTGCAGGGAAACCTGACCAAGCCGGGCATGTACCCCATCACGCAGACCGCCCAGCGCCTGAGCAGCGCGCTGGCGCAGGCCGCGCCGGTGCAGACGAATCCCGAGCAGCTCATCATCAGCCTGCGCCGCGACAACCAGGTGGCCTCGGTGCGGCTGGCGGACATCTACCGCAACCAGAACAACGACATCCTGCTGCGCTCGGGCGATGTCATCACCGCCTACGATGCCAAGGAATTCCTGACCGTGCTGGGCGCGGCCGGCCAGCAAGGCCGGGTGGAGATCAGCAAGCGCAACTACAGCGTGCTGGACGCGCTGGCCGATTCCCGCGGCCTGGACGACAAGCTGGCCGATCCGCGTTCGGTGTTCCTGTTCACGCCCGCGAAGGCCGGGGCCGAGGGCAAGCCGGACATGCTGCCCGTGGTTTACCAGTTTGACCTCACGCGACCGGAGCAGGTGGCGCTGGCCCGCGAGTTCACGGTTCATGAAGGACAGGCCATCTATATCTCGGATGCGCCGTTCACGCAGGTGCAGAAGGTGCTGTCGGCCTTCCGCGTCACGATGAGCGCCGGCTTCAGCGCCACGCGAGCCATCGACAGCGATTCGGGCGGAAGTTCGACCGGCGTTTCCCAATAG